In the genome of Candidatus Woesearchaeota archaeon, one region contains:
- a CDS encoding DedA family protein translates to MQILNSLIEWTKNTFVPLGAWGLFILAFMESSFFPIPPDVLLIVLTLAKPEYALFYALICTVGSVLGALLGYWIGRVGGQPLIKKLFKESTVEKVHNLFQKYEAWAIGIAGFTPIPYKVFTILGGVFYINIPKFIIASVISRGLRFLIVALLVGWFGQSAIDFINNNFEIATILLVLIIIGCYILYKRYSEKVKSWF, encoded by the coding sequence ATGCAAATTCTTAATTCATTGATAGAATGGACTAAAAATACTTTTGTGCCACTTGGGGCATGGGGATTATTCATCTTAGCTTTTATGGAAAGCTCATTTTTCCCAATACCTCCTGATGTCTTACTAATTGTTCTAACTCTAGCAAAACCTGAATATGCTTTATTTTATGCATTAATTTGTACAGTCGGTTCAGTATTAGGAGCGTTGTTAGGATATTGGATTGGGAGAGTGGGTGGACAACCTTTAATAAAAAAATTATTTAAAGAATCAACAGTAGAAAAAGTACATAATCTATTCCAAAAATATGAAGCTTGGGCAATAGGTATAGCCGGTTTTACTCCTATCCCTTACAAAGTGTTTACTATTCTTGGAGGGGTTTTTTATATTAATATTCCAAAATTCATAATTGCTTCAGTGATAAGTAGAGGTTTAAGATTTTTAATTGTCGCTCTCTTAGTGGGGTGGTTTGGACAGTCTGCAATTGATTTTATTAATAACAATTTTGAAATTGCAACAATACTGCTTGTTTTAATTATTATAGGATGTTATATTCTTTATAAAAGATATTCAGAAAAAGTTAAAAGTTGGTTTTAA
- the prtA gene encoding pacearchaeosortase: MNYYQKLILRMVALVIFSYSLFSYIITPITKYVFYFILRIFYNQSLLTGNQIIIENNFLTFNNACAAVSAYYLIFILVILTKDISLKNIIKMLSFGFGAIFVANLLRLTFLISILEINEKFFDFWHLLIWKVIATLFVALVWILLIKRYKVNNTPIYSDLKYLIQNIKLFK; encoded by the coding sequence ATGAATTACTATCAAAAGTTAATATTAAGAATGGTTGCACTTGTGATATTTTCTTATAGTCTTTTTAGTTATATAATTACTCCAATAACCAAATATGTTTTTTATTTTATATTAAGAATATTTTATAATCAAAGTCTATTAACCGGAAATCAAATAATAATTGAAAATAATTTTTTAACTTTTAATAATGCTTGTGCCGCAGTTTCTGCATATTATTTAATTTTTATTTTAGTTATTTTAACTAAGGATATATCTTTAAAAAATATAATTAAGATGTTAAGTTTTGGTTTTGGAGCAATATTTGTTGCAAATTTATTAAGATTAACATTTTTAATAAGTATCTTAGAGATTAATGAGAAATTCTTTGATTTTTGGCATCTGTTAATTTGGAAAGTAATCGCTACTTTGTTTGTTGCTTTAGTATGGATATTGTTAATAAAGCGCTATAAAGTGAATAATACGCCAATATACTCAGATTTAAAGTATCTTATCCAGAATATAAAACTATTTAAATAA
- a CDS encoding phosphatase PAP2 family protein has product MDSFHELKLNPAYIYLILATCLIISFIFDTKIVYFFYELRNLSIILLPLMTFLSSPILIGLIIFYILFLDLKSKNYVSAFALAFSFSLAALSSLLIKNLTLRQRPYSKFNFNTTEPRNSYSFPSNHTASVYSTLKFFPKNSLKWIFYILLILIPISRLYLEVHYLSDLFMGVIVGLLASDIIVYLEKNHKLISKLVALLKLDRV; this is encoded by the coding sequence ATGGACTCATTTCATGAACTAAAACTAAATCCTGCATATATCTATTTGATTTTAGCTACATGTTTAATTATAAGTTTTATATTTGACACAAAAATAGTTTATTTTTTTTATGAATTAAGAAATCTGAGCATAATTTTATTGCCTTTGATGACTTTTTTAAGTAGCCCTATTCTGATTGGATTAATAATATTTTACATACTCTTTCTAGATTTAAAAAGTAAAAATTATGTTTCTGCATTCGCCTTAGCCTTTTCATTCAGTCTAGCTGCATTATCTAGTCTTCTAATAAAGAACTTAACTTTACGCCAAAGACCTTACTCAAAATTTAATTTTAATACAACTGAACCAAGAAATAGTTATTCTTTTCCAAGTAATCATACTGCTTCAGTATATTCTACTTTAAAATTTTTCCCAAAAAACTCTCTAAAATGGATTTTTTATATTTTGTTAATACTCATTCCAATATCAAGATTATACTTAGAAGTACACTATTTAAGTGATCTTTTTATGGGTGTAATCGTGGGTTTATTAGCTTCAGACATAATAGTTTATCTTGAGAAGAATCACAAATTAATTTCAAAATTAGTGGCTCTTTTAAAATTAGACAGAGTTTAA